From a single Fulvivirga ulvae genomic region:
- a CDS encoding nucleoside phosphorylase, which yields MGKIPESELILNKDRSVYHLNLKPNQITDTIITVGDPSRVYMVSKYFDDVEFEMNRREFITHRGTYNGKKITVISTGMGTDNIEIFFTELDALANIDLRKRELKGRKRKLKIIRIGTSGALQEDIPLGSHLVSDYAVGLDTLMCFYDFPQEGKEKEIGEKLQHQIGLPFTPYVAQGSQSLKDQIGGDMIIGNTVTCPGFYAPQGRRIRLELKYPKLMETLNYFHHNDFWLTNFEMETAGYYSMGRMLGHEVLSVNAIIANRIQNKFAKNSTEVVDNLIKKVLDRI from the coding sequence ATGGGAAAAATTCCGGAATCCGAACTAATCCTGAATAAGGATAGGAGTGTTTATCATCTTAATTTAAAACCAAACCAGATCACGGATACCATAATTACTGTCGGAGACCCCAGCAGGGTTTACATGGTCAGTAAATATTTCGATGATGTTGAGTTTGAAATGAACAGGAGGGAGTTCATTACTCACAGAGGCACATATAACGGTAAGAAAATCACCGTGATAAGTACCGGCATGGGTACGGACAATATAGAGATATTTTTTACGGAACTGGACGCACTCGCCAACATAGATCTGCGTAAGCGTGAGCTTAAAGGGCGAAAAAGAAAGCTGAAAATCATTAGGATAGGCACTTCCGGAGCTCTGCAGGAGGATATACCGCTGGGCTCACACCTGGTATCTGACTATGCCGTGGGGCTGGATACGCTTATGTGCTTTTATGATTTTCCTCAGGAGGGCAAAGAAAAAGAGATAGGGGAAAAATTGCAGCATCAGATAGGTTTGCCATTTACTCCCTATGTTGCTCAAGGTTCACAATCATTGAAGGATCAGATTGGCGGAGATATGATCATAGGGAATACGGTAACTTGCCCGGGGTTCTACGCACCGCAGGGGAGAAGGATAAGACTGGAACTCAAATACCCTAAATTGATGGAGACACTTAACTATTTTCATCATAACGATTTCTGGCTGACAAACTTTGAAATGGAAACAGCAGGATACTACTCTATGGGACGTATGCTCGGGCATGAAGTGCTCAGTGTAAATGCCATTATTGCCAACAGAATTCAAAATAAGTTTGCTAAAAATTCAACTGAAGTGGTAGATAACCTGATCAAAAAGGTGCTGGACCGTATCTAA
- a CDS encoding NeuD/PglB/VioB family sugar acetyltransferase has protein sequence MKNPVIIFGANNLGRAARDIFASNDIVIYCFLDDDASLHGTELDEISVLGKTDDDGYLKLIGKKCEAFVAIDENKYRKGIVKMLNERRKVMPVNAIHRASVIAETAHIGHGNFINMGVKVADNAKVSNHCILHTNAVIDYSAQIGDFVQVGAGSVVNAGAVVGDEVFIGSGVTIVGGVKIGKGARIGAGSVVIKEVKAGETVFGNPAVPVNT, from the coding sequence ATGAAGAATCCGGTGATCATATTTGGTGCGAACAACCTGGGACGCGCCGCAAGGGACATATTTGCCAGTAACGATATCGTAATTTACTGTTTTCTTGATGATGATGCCTCACTTCACGGCACTGAACTGGATGAGATCAGTGTACTTGGTAAAACCGATGATGATGGTTATTTAAAGCTTATTGGTAAAAAGTGCGAAGCCTTTGTAGCCATAGATGAGAACAAATACAGAAAAGGTATTGTGAAAATGCTCAATGAGCGCAGGAAAGTGATGCCCGTTAATGCTATTCACAGGGCTTCTGTTATTGCAGAGACCGCTCATATAGGTCACGGTAATTTCATTAATATGGGCGTGAAGGTTGCTGACAATGCCAAGGTATCAAACCATTGCATACTACATACCAACGCAGTAATAGACTATAGTGCGCAAATAGGAGATTTTGTACAGGTAGGAGCAGGCAGTGTTGTTAACGCCGGTGCAGTGGTAGGCGATGAGGTTTTTATCGGCTCGGGCGTTACTATAGTAGGAGGTGTAAAAATAGGTAAAGGGGCAAGAATAGGGGCAGGGTCCGTAGTGATAAAAGAGGTGAAGGCTGGTGAGACGGTATTTGGCAATCCGGCAGTACCTGTTAATACCTGA